A stretch of Cucumis sativus cultivar 9930 chromosome 2, Cucumber_9930_V3, whole genome shotgun sequence DNA encodes these proteins:
- the LOC101220044 gene encoding uncharacterized protein LOC101220044: MGFFSFLGRVLFASLFILSAWQMFNEFGTDGGRAAKELLPKLNTFRRNFSARFGFDLPAIDVTHLVAAFLSLKGIGGLLFVFGSPIGAYLLLIYLAISTPILYDFFNYGRENSQFGILMNDFILHVALAGALLFFIGTKNSIWRKQQKKKAHKAKTN; this comes from the exons ATGGGGTTCTTCTCCTTTCTCGGACGGGTCCTCTTTGCCTCCCTTTTCATCCTCTCCGCTTGGCAAAt GTTCAATGAGTTTGGCACTGATGGTGGACGTGCTGCAAAGGAATTGCTTCCAAAGTTGAACACTTTTAGGAGAAATTTCTCCGCTAGATTTGGATTTGACCTTCCTGCAATTGAT GTTACCCATTTAGTTGCTGCTTTTCTGTCTCTTAAAGGCATTGGAGGCCTTCTATTTGTATTCGGGAGTCCAATCGGAGCTTATCTTCTg CTTATCTACTTGGCAATTAGCACCCCAATTCTCTATGATTTTTTCAACTATGGCCGTGAGAATTCCCAATTTGGCATACTAATGAACGATTTCATACTG CACGTGGCACTTGCTGGTGCATTGCTCTTCTTCATCGGAACAAAGAACTCCATTTGGAGGAAGCaacagaagaagaaggcaCATAAAGCCAAGACAAACTAG